In Chiloscyllium plagiosum isolate BGI_BamShark_2017 unplaced genomic scaffold, ASM401019v2 scaf_94429, whole genome shotgun sequence, the genomic stretch CTTTGTGACTCTGCGCGTGAGGTGCGATCCCAGTGTTTTCCTGTCGTCTGAACGCTCCCTCTCCTTCTccccccgccccgccccgccCCAGTCTTCCGGGAGCTCAGTGAGGACACAGCGATGAGCCAGGATGAGGCGGAGCGATACCTGTTTGCTGACCGCGCCCGGCACGCCGGCAGCGTGGCCGCCACCCAAGCCGACTGGACGGCCCGCCGGCTGGTCTGGGTGCCCTCGGCCCGGCAGGGCTTCGAGGCGGCCTCGGTGCTGGAGGACGAGGGGGGGGCCCCCCCCGACGAGGTGACGGTGGAGCTGACGGAGAGCGGGCGCCGTGTGGCGGTGCCCAAGGCCGACGTGCAGCGCATGAACCCGCCCAAGTTCGCCAAGGTGGAGGACATGGCTGAGCTGACCTGCCTGAACGAGGCGTCGGTGCTACACAACCTGAAGGACCGCTACTACTCGGGACTCATCTAC encodes the following:
- the LOC122544918 gene encoding myosin-10-like; this encodes LPPPRPAPVFRELSEDTAMSQDEAERYLFADRARHAGSVAATQADWTARRLVWVPSARQGFEAASVLEDEGGAPPDEVTVELTESGRRVAVPKADVQRMNPPKFAKVEDMAELTCLNEASVLHNLKDRYYSGLIY